A portion of the Musa acuminata AAA Group cultivar baxijiao chromosome BXJ1-1, Cavendish_Baxijiao_AAA, whole genome shotgun sequence genome contains these proteins:
- the LOC135677385 gene encoding uncharacterized acetyltransferase At3g50280-like, which produces MSPISLSSSLVCSAALSISNPIHSSPLALGGAVTILSKCRVFPDCKSTIGDLPLSVSDLPMLSCHYIQKGLFFPRPPVPVASLLPLLTSCLARVLSLFPALAGRLSTRPDGRIFISCDDSGAEFYHAAAPSLTLPLLLPDSADVPAAVKLLFPLDGALSYHGHFLPISNFQLTELADGAIFLGAVVNHAIVDGTSLWNFFNAWAEICRGGIPASPDLRRNYFGDSKAVLRFPSGAGPEVTFQMDAPLRERIFRFSREAIFDLKSRANRQSPKLVDDGNALAGIHEEQIPDGESEALAAVVKEDEISSFQSLCALVWRSVTGARKRLAMEATTTFRMAVNCRHRVVPPVAANYFGNAIQSIPTKALVGDIVGRDLSWTTGLLHGSVVAHGNETVRRGVTEWEAAPRCFPLGNPDGAGITMGSSHRFPVYEGNNFGWGNPVAVRSGRANKFDGKMSAFPGRDGEGSVDLEMCLAPETMAALLLDEDFMSYVSVENLTI; this is translated from the coding sequence ATGTCTCCCatatctctctcttcttctctcgTATGCTCTGCTGCCCTCTCCATTTCCAATCCTATCCACTCTTCTCCTCTGGCTCTGGGCGGCGCCGTCACCATCCTATCCAAGTGCAGAGTGTTCCCTGACTGCAAGTCCACAATCGGCGACCTACCGCTCTCCGTTTCCGACCTTCCCATGCTGTCGTGCCACTACATCCAGAAGGGCCTTTTCTTCCCCAGACCGCCAGTTCCTGTAGCTTCTCTTCTTCCGCTCCTCACTTCGTGTCTTGCACGCGTGCTCTCCCTCTTTCCCGCCCTCGCGGGCCGCCTCTCCACCCGCCCCGACGGCCGCATCTTCATCTCCTGCGACGACTCCGGTGCCGAATTCTACCATGCCGCCGCCCCCTCCCTTACACTccctcttctcctacccgactcCGCCGACGTCCCCGCCGCTGTCAAGTTGCTCTTCCCCCTTGACGGCGCCCTCAGCTACCACGGTCACTTCCTGCCGATCTCCAACTTCCAGCTCACTGAGCTCGCTGATGGTGCTATTTTCCTCGGAGCGGTCGTCAACCACGCCATCGTCGATGGCACTTCCTTGTGGAACTTCTTCAACGCCTGGGCTGAGATATGTCGTGGGGGCATCCCCGCGTCGCCGGATCTCCGCCGTAACTACTTCGGTGACTCAAAGGCCGTGCTACGATTCCCAAGCGGAGCCGGGCCCGAGGTGACGTTTCAGATGGACGCGCCGCTTCGAGAGAGGATCTTTCGCTTCAGCCGCGAGGCAATTTTCGACCTAAAATCGAGGGCCAATCGCCAGAGTCCCAAGCTCGTTGACGATGGCAACGCCCTGGCTGGAATACATGAGGAACAGATCCCGGACGGAGAGTCAGAGGCGTTGGCGGCGGTGGTGAAGGAGGACGAGATCTCGTCATTCCAATCCCTCTGTGCTCTGGTCTGGCGGTCCGTGACAGGAGCTCGAAAGCGGCTGGCCATGGAAGCGACAACGACCTTTCGGATGGCAGTGAACTGCCGGCATCGGGTGGTGCCACCAGTGGCAGCGAATTACTTCGGGAATGCGATTCAGAGCATCCCGACCAAGGCGTTGGTGGGGGATATCGTGGGGAGGGACCTTTCCTGGACCACCGGGCTGTTGCACGGTAGTGTGGTGGCGCACGGAAACGAGACGGTGCGGCGGGGCGTGACGGAGTGGGAAGCAGCTCCGAGGTGCTTCCCGCTGGGTAACCCGGACGGTGCCGGGATCACTATGGGCAGCTCACACCGGTTCCCCGTGTACGAGGGGAACAACTTCGGCTGGGGGAACCCGGTCGCGGTGCGGAGCGGCCGGGCCAACAAGTTCGACGGGAAGATGTCGGCGTTCCCAGGGAGGGATGGGGAAGGGAGCGTGGACCTGGAGATGTGCCTGGCGCCAGAGACGATGGCGGCGCTCCTCCTGGACGAGGACTTCATGAGCTACGTCTCAGTAGAAAACCTGACGATATGA
- the LOC135679476 gene encoding uncharacterized protein LOC135679476 — translation MASLSMAFGAAVAGGRVFAATAEAKGAGSSGEEKGLLDWILGGLQKEDQLLETDPILKKVGEKNGGGSRSTATGSRKSSTSVSVPSKKKSGGFGGLGGLFAKK, via the coding sequence ATGGCGTCACTGAGCATGGCGTTCGGCGCGGCGGTCGCGGGCGGGCGGGTGTTTGCAGCGACAGCAGAGGCCAAGGGCGCCGGAAGCAGCGGGGAGGAGAAAGGGCTGTTGGACTGGATACTGGGAGGGTTGCAGAAGGAGGACCAACTGCTGGAGACGGACCCCATTCTTAAGAAGGTGGGGGAGAAGAACGGCGGCGGCAGCCGCAGCACCGCCACCGGGTCCAGAAAGTCGTCCACCTCCGTCTCCGTTCCCAGCAAGAAGAAATCCGGCGGCTTCGGTGGCCTTGGCGGCCTCTTCGCTAAGAAATGA